A single genomic interval of Lathyrus oleraceus cultivar Zhongwan6 chromosome 7, CAAS_Psat_ZW6_1.0, whole genome shotgun sequence harbors:
- the LOC127107992 gene encoding annexin D5: protein MSTLVLPPVPPSPKDDATELHRAFKGFGCDTGAVINILAHRDAAQRAYLQQEYRAIYYEDLIKRLSSELSGKLENAVLLWMHDPAGRDAVIIRQSLTVTKILDAATEVICSRTPAQLQYLRQIYHAKFGDFIDHDIERNTSGDHKKILLAYLNTPRHEGPETNRDMAENDAVALYRAGEKKLGTDEKIFVLIFSGHSAAQLAAINQCYNTKYGHSLKKAIKNETSGHFAHALSTIVQCAENPARYFAKVLRKSMKGLGTDDTKLIRVIVTRCEIDLHYIKAEYLKKYKKTLNDAVHSETSGQYRTFLLTLLGSNQ from the exons ATGTCTACCCTTGTTCTACCACCTGTTCCTCCTTCCCCCAAAGACGATGCCACGGAACTTCACCGTGCTTTCAAAG GTTTTGGATGTGATACTGGCGCTGTTATCAATATACTTGCTCATAGAGACGCTGCTCAGCGCGCCTATCTCCAACAAGAATACCGAGCCATCTATTATGAGGATCTTATCAAACGATTATCTTCCGAGCTTTCTGGCAAATTGGAAAATGCTGTTCTTCTTTGGATGCATGACCCTGCCGGACGCGATGCTGTTATCATCAGGCAGTCTCTAACCGTCACCAAAATTCTTGATGCTGCCACTGAAGTTATTTGTTCCAGAACTCCAGCCCAGCTTCAATATTTAAGGCAGATTTACCATGCTAAATTCGGCGATTTTATTGATCATGATATTGAAAGGAATACCTCCGGGGATCATAAAAAG ATTTTACTTGCATATCTAAACACACCACGCCACGAAGGCCCCGAGACTAATAGAGACATGGCTGAGAACGATGCGGTGGCTCTCTATAGAGCAGGTGAGAAGAAACTCGGAACGGATGAGAAAATTTTTGTGCTAATATTCAGTGGACACAGCGCCGCACAGTTGGCTGCCATAAATCAGTGTTACAATACCAAGTATGGACATTCGTTGAAAAAG GCAATAAAGAATGAAACATCCGGGCATTTTGCTCATGCACTTTCGACAATAGTCCAATGTGCCGAGAATCCTGCTAGGTATTTCGCAAAG GTCCTACGTAAGTCAATGAAAGGGTTGGGGACGGATGACACAAAGCTTATCAGGGTGATTGTTACAAGGTGTGAGATTGATCTACATTATATCAAAGCTGAATATTTAAAGAAATACAAGAAGACACTAAATGATGCAGTTCACTCCGAAACATCCGGTCAATACAGGACTTTTCTTCTCACACTTTTAGGTTCAAACCAGTAG